Proteins from a single region of Runella sp. SP2:
- a CDS encoding cupin domain-containing protein, producing the protein MNVFHQLESTPEKEIFGGWFGRMIHGENMTISYFRAKAGSILPRHSHPHEQISTVLEGELELTIGEETRICRLGDVAVIPSNVEHQARALTDVRVMDVFAPVREDYR; encoded by the coding sequence ATGAACGTTTTTCATCAATTAGAATCGACGCCCGAAAAGGAAATTTTCGGAGGTTGGTTTGGCCGTATGATTCACGGCGAGAATATGACTATTTCGTATTTTAGAGCAAAGGCGGGCAGTATATTGCCACGGCATTCGCATCCACACGAGCAAATTTCTACCGTGTTGGAGGGGGAACTCGAATTGACTATCGGAGAAGAAACCCGAATTTGTCGATTGGGTGATGTGGCTGTCATACCATCTAACGTTGAGCACCAAGCCCGTGCGCTAACTGACGTGCGTGTGATGGATGTTTTTGCCCCTGTTCGGGAGGATTATCGATAG
- a CDS encoding M14 family metallopeptidase — protein sequence MKTLSTLSLVLISVSIWAQKPYYPEPKWPEQDTANKFYTVKGERHGVSFFKKHYFKDVQYTPTDKLAFDVYHSPDVMYHWYRKWAEQYPNLVDLYEVAKSYEGRPILQMTLTNKKTGKHTDKPAAYFEAGRHSGEVTSSEAILWLTKHLLDNYGKDAAITKLIDTKTIYLRPENNPDGSTMYLFSAQRNRSTVHPKDDDRDGLLDEDPEEDLDGDGVIYQIRKKAVTKSEKEKADFILDPRDPRLMKRVQEGKGEWLVYTEGIDNDGDGKYNEDGIGGLDNHRNYPENWRPDQGGDLTGRGYTQGGAGEYPLSEIETRSTVLWLLQHPNISVVNSMDTRVPMHLRPPSTSKSEESMFPADLAIYKHMDSLGLSHTNYPWAGDVYYTYATRSKTDRVTGDPSKPQPLFGHGPDFGYFYYGSIWYGDELWNGGAMKDYDKDGQYDEYDGLMWDDEANKKNGFKPWTKFTHPVLGEVELGGFHPKFFAQNGPAWNLETWISKQSLFNLGMALELPQVEFKDVSVKALPNKEYEIRVKWSNTGKLPVALEQAKRVKIVQEDRLTLDIDKNLLKGFEEAKVVITQPTLFDKTIFAGYTAPNETKEGVFRVKLNQTGSVKAKVKLLSTRGGYQEKEIVIGQ from the coding sequence ATGAAAACCCTTTCTACTCTTTCGCTCGTACTGATTTCTGTCAGTATTTGGGCTCAAAAACCCTATTACCCCGAACCAAAATGGCCCGAACAAGACACGGCTAACAAATTCTACACCGTCAAAGGAGAACGTCATGGCGTAAGTTTTTTCAAAAAACATTATTTCAAAGACGTCCAGTACACCCCCACCGACAAACTTGCATTTGATGTCTATCACTCACCCGATGTGATGTACCATTGGTATCGAAAATGGGCTGAACAATACCCCAATCTCGTTGATTTATACGAAGTTGCCAAAAGCTACGAAGGCCGCCCGATTCTTCAAATGACCCTCACCAACAAAAAAACGGGTAAGCATACCGACAAACCCGCAGCTTACTTTGAGGCAGGCCGCCACAGTGGCGAAGTTACCAGTAGCGAAGCGATTTTATGGCTAACCAAACACCTCCTCGATAACTATGGCAAAGACGCCGCCATTACCAAACTGATTGATACAAAAACCATTTATTTACGTCCCGAAAATAATCCCGATGGCTCAACCATGTATTTGTTTTCGGCCCAGCGAAATCGCAGTACCGTGCACCCCAAAGACGATGATCGTGACGGATTGCTCGACGAAGACCCCGAAGAAGACCTCGATGGCGACGGCGTGATTTACCAAATTCGTAAAAAAGCAGTCACCAAATCCGAAAAAGAAAAGGCTGACTTTATCTTAGACCCCCGCGACCCTCGTTTAATGAAACGCGTTCAAGAAGGAAAAGGAGAATGGCTCGTTTATACCGAGGGCATTGATAATGACGGCGATGGCAAGTACAACGAAGACGGCATTGGAGGGCTTGATAATCACCGTAATTACCCCGAAAACTGGCGCCCCGACCAAGGCGGTGACCTCACAGGACGCGGTTATACCCAAGGAGGGGCAGGTGAGTATCCGTTGAGCGAAATTGAAACACGTTCGACAGTACTGTGGTTGCTCCAACATCCTAATATTTCAGTGGTCAATTCGATGGATACGCGTGTGCCCATGCACCTGCGCCCACCGTCAACGTCGAAAAGCGAAGAAAGTATGTTTCCCGCTGACCTTGCTATTTACAAGCACATGGACAGCCTTGGGCTTTCGCACACCAACTATCCGTGGGCGGGCGATGTCTATTACACGTACGCCACTCGCAGCAAAACCGACCGCGTCACGGGTGACCCTTCTAAACCCCAACCTCTCTTTGGCCACGGCCCCGATTTCGGGTATTTTTACTATGGTTCTATCTGGTACGGCGATGAACTTTGGAATGGTGGTGCCATGAAAGATTACGACAAAGATGGTCAATATGACGAATACGACGGCTTAATGTGGGACGATGAAGCCAATAAAAAGAACGGCTTTAAACCTTGGACAAAATTTACGCACCCCGTTTTGGGAGAAGTCGAACTTGGCGGTTTTCACCCCAAGTTTTTTGCCCAAAACGGCCCCGCCTGGAACTTGGAAACCTGGATTTCAAAACAATCCCTTTTCAACTTAGGGATGGCTTTAGAGCTTCCGCAAGTGGAGTTTAAAGATGTTTCGGTGAAAGCTCTTCCAAACAAAGAATACGAAATTCGAGTTAAATGGAGCAATACGGGTAAACTTCCCGTTGCCCTTGAGCAAGCCAAACGCGTTAAAATCGTTCAAGAAGACCGCCTAACCCTTGACATCGACAAAAACCTACTGAAAGGGTTTGAAGAAGCAAAAGTGGTGATTACACAACCAACCTTGTTTGATAAAACCATTTTTGCGGGCTATACGGCTCCTAATGAAACCAAAGAAGGCGTTTTTCGTGTAAAACTCAACCAAACGGGAAGCGTTAAAGCAAAAGTTAAGCTGCTTTCGACGCGGGGAGGTTATCAAGAGAAAGAAATTGTGATTGGGCAATAG
- a CDS encoding M949_RS01915 family surface polysaccharide biosynthesis protein gives MRILLFLLFITTSFTPLFSQVEILTNEQINTLFPSSVQKNFAINFPIYRAYKYSDKTGQYYCLLTENIDKIVNRKDTLHTKIKAVNLKVEKSSFVKVWEINDFVLAKEKQESNIWFWTKYTSFNDIDKDGLVDPIIVYGTAGANGYDDGRIKFIIYYKGQKYAIRHQNGVLDFERETQVDKAFYSLPKTIQASIQQKMEAMTENNQAIFPAGWQVAMQKQQTTFNERR, from the coding sequence ATGCGTATCTTACTATTTTTATTGTTCATTACAACTTCTTTTACCCCTCTTTTTTCTCAGGTAGAAATACTTACAAACGAGCAAATTAACACGCTATTTCCGAGTAGTGTTCAAAAAAACTTTGCTATCAACTTCCCTATCTATCGCGCGTACAAATACTCCGATAAAACTGGCCAATATTATTGTTTATTGACCGAAAATATTGATAAAATAGTAAACAGAAAAGATACTCTTCATACTAAAATTAAAGCAGTTAATTTAAAAGTAGAAAAATCCTCTTTTGTCAAAGTTTGGGAGATCAATGATTTTGTTCTTGCCAAAGAAAAGCAAGAAAGTAACATCTGGTTTTGGACAAAATACACCAGTTTTAATGACATTGATAAAGATGGGTTAGTTGACCCTATCATTGTTTATGGAACAGCGGGCGCCAATGGATACGACGACGGAAGAATCAAATTTATCATTTATTACAAAGGCCAAAAATACGCCATTCGTCACCAAAATGGTGTACTGGATTTTGAACGAGAAACCCAAGTGGACAAAGCATTTTATTCACTTCCAAAAACAATTCAAGCCTCCATTCAACAAAAAATGGAAGCCATGACCGAAAACAATCAGGCTATTTTTCCAGCTGGATGGCAGGTTGCCATGCAAAAGCAGCAAACAACTTTTAACGAACGTCGTTAG
- a CDS encoding transmembrane 220 family protein: MNPKKVVSLILAILFAYFTLVQYNDPDPGLWMPIYGIAVAASLSIFFGKAPNRYVFFILAGAYFLAAFQQWPPKYEGVFWGEMAMRSINIELARESLGLAISALGMVILGFLRN, from the coding sequence ATGAATCCAAAAAAAGTCGTGTCGCTAATTTTAGCAATCTTATTTGCGTATTTTACTCTGGTACAGTACAATGATCCTGATCCAGGACTTTGGATGCCGATTTACGGGATTGCCGTCGCGGCTAGTTTGAGTATATTTTTTGGGAAAGCCCCCAACCGCTACGTGTTTTTCATTTTGGCGGGAGCTTATTTTTTAGCGGCTTTTCAGCAGTGGCCACCTAAGTACGAAGGGGTATTTTGGGGAGAAATGGCCATGCGTTCCATCAACATCGAACTCGCCCGTGAGTCGTTGGGCTTGGCCATCAGTGCTTTAGGAATGGTTATTTTGGGCTTTTTACGGAATTAA
- a CDS encoding Smr/MutS family protein translates to MNIGDKVRLIHSKEEGIVTRILPNNVIEIEIEDGFRLPVLKRELAVVSAVEAQAFRTVKPQATPDKATDSRPTGIRAEKGIFMAFVPLNDREIVLHLINNTDWDLPYSLTTPTERHQRGIAGGYLKAKSAIKVHELLIKDFEDWGTFVFHCLYFTVGFSPERAPLTKRIKFRANTFFNNKRKAPILEKDAYLFQLDADEKLDQPLNAQELKEKMMEKNEPEPAVSLPIERPSSVVDLHIEKLTRDFLALNNNEMIAIQLKTFEQQLEKAIASGMDEITFIHGVGNGVLRTELHRRMSKHKNVKFYEDAQKEKFGYGATKVKIK, encoded by the coding sequence ATGAACATAGGCGATAAAGTCCGACTAATCCATTCCAAAGAAGAGGGTATCGTTACCCGAATTTTACCCAATAACGTCATCGAAATCGAAATCGAAGACGGTTTTCGTTTGCCCGTTTTAAAGCGTGAATTGGCCGTTGTTTCAGCCGTTGAAGCACAGGCTTTTCGTACGGTAAAGCCCCAAGCTACTCCCGATAAAGCCACCGATAGCCGCCCCACGGGTATCCGTGCTGAAAAGGGAATTTTTATGGCGTTTGTTCCGCTCAACGACCGCGAAATTGTGCTTCATCTCATCAATAACACCGACTGGGATTTACCTTATTCGCTCACTACTCCCACCGAACGCCACCAAAGAGGCATTGCAGGGGGGTATCTCAAGGCCAAAAGTGCCATCAAAGTCCACGAATTACTGATCAAAGATTTTGAAGACTGGGGCACGTTTGTGTTTCATTGCCTCTATTTCACCGTTGGGTTTTCTCCCGAAAGGGCTCCGCTTACGAAGCGTATTAAGTTTAGGGCCAATACTTTCTTCAATAATAAACGCAAAGCACCCATCCTTGAGAAGGACGCATACCTTTTTCAGCTCGATGCCGACGAGAAATTAGACCAGCCACTCAATGCGCAGGAGTTGAAAGAAAAAATGATGGAGAAAAATGAGCCTGAACCCGCTGTTTCTCTGCCCATTGAGCGTCCTTCTTCGGTCGTTGACTTACACATCGAAAAGCTGACGCGTGATTTTTTGGCGTTGAATAACAACGAAATGATTGCGATTCAATTGAAGACCTTTGAGCAGCAACTCGAAAAAGCCATCGCCAGCGGAATGGACGAAATTACGTTTATTCACGGCGTTGGAAACGGAGTTTTGCGTACAGAATTACACCGTCGAATGAGCAAGCACAAAAACGTAAAGTTTTACGAAGACGCTCAAAAAGAGAAGTTTGGCTACGGAGCTACTAAGGTAAAAATCAAGTAA